From the genome of Aerococcus sanguinicola:
CTTTAACCGCGGTTCTAGCCTTTATCCCTATCCTGGGGGCCTATGTGTCCGCAGGGATCGGCGCTTTGCTTCTCCTCACTAATTCCTTCTCGCAGATGGTCATCTTCTTGATCTTTATCGTGGTGATCCAACAATTGGAGGGGAACCTGATCTATCCATTCGTTGTCGGCAATTCCATCGGCTTACCTGGCCTCTGGGTCCTAGTTGCCGTCACCATCGGCGGGGGTGTAGCTGGCGCCCTCGGCATGATCCTGGGCGTTCCGCTGGCCTCCATGTTCTATCTCATGGTCCAAAAAGACATGCGCTACCGCGACCGCTTACAGGGCATGGGAGCTAGCCAGGAAAAAGCCAAGATCCCCTTCCTCGAATCCCTCTACCAGTCTGATTACCTGGACCAGCTAGAGGACTAAATCGTATTCTGATAAAGCTTAACCGCTCTTCTTCCTGGAGAGCGGTTTTATTTATGACTAAGTAAAAATTATTCAAAAGGTTTTTTCTTGTTAAGCGAAGGTGTAGCTAAGCAAACAAAGAATTAAAATGTATTAAAACAAGCCTCCCCTCGGACCAAGCTGGCCCGAGGGGAGGCTTTTGGGTATTAAACTGTAAGCATATAAAGATCAAATGCAAAAGCAAAATGGACGTTTAGCGATCTTAGCATTTACAGCCTTAATTTTATTGGTGCTTAGCTAATGAGCCCATTGGATCCCATGGGGCGAGGTGGATCGGCTCTTGGTCGTACTTGCCTTGCCAGTCGCTTGGCAGGTAGCGGCTAGGGAGGGTGATTTGATAGTTGTATTCATCGAACCACTTGTCGGACATGCTGAAGATACCGTCGTCACCGACCTTCTTGCCCCAGCTGTTTTCAACCTTCCAGTTGATGGCTTGGCCGTCCGCGTCTAGGTCGACACCGACCAGCACCATGGCATGGGTGAGGACGCTGACGCCGTAGTCGAGGCGGGCTTCCTTGCTGAGATTTAGGCTGTCGCCGAGAGTGGCTTCATAGTCGAAGAGATCGGTGTCCATGATCCCCCACTTGTTGTAGCTGGACTTGCCCACATCGCAACCAAACCAGACAGGAACCCCATCCTTGATGGCTGCAATGGCTGCTTCCTTGAGCACGTCGATCGGCGCATTGAGGTACTTAATCGGTTTTTCTTCGGCGATAGTACCCAGATAGTCTACGGTAAAGGTCTTGCCATAGGGTTTGTCTTGGGTTGGGGCGTTGATCAAGCTGACCATATCTTCCGTTTCGATGCCGCCGTAGTCTTGGAAGAAGCTTTGTGGAGTCAAGTCTTGGAGCTTGTGGTAGTTGCCGTCCTTGTCGCGGTAGCTGTAGTCGAAGACTTCAGGAACGGGCCCCAATGCTTTGACGAGTAATTGGTAGACAAAGTAGAGCTGTTGGTCGCGTTTCTTCGCTAAGTCGTCCTGGCTTTGGCCAGCTTGGCCAGCTTGGGCGGCTTGGCGGAGTTCATAGGCGAATTCCCGAAGCTTGTTATTGAGCGTTTCGTTGAGTAAGCGGGTGTTTGAGGAGTGGAAGCTTTCTGGCATAACTTCTTTCGGCACACTCCCGTATTTATTAAGGATGCCGGCGAACATTTCCCATTGGCCGCCATCTTCTTGTGGGGCTTGGAGGAGGTGCCAGATGAGCCGGTCATTGAGGTCGCGGTCAGCTGTCTCGATGATGCTATTGAGGAAGTAATTGGCTTTCTCAAGCTTGTCCCAGAAGAGGGTGTAGTTTTGTGAGAATTCGAAACTTTCCAGGTTGAGTTTTTCCATCACATGGACGCGGGCCGTGTTGAGGGCAGAGAACATCCAGCAGCGGCCGCTCGATTTTTGGTCAGTGATTTTCCCACGCTTGGTTTCTTCAGAGAAGGCGAAGGGATGTTGGCGGCGGACGTCTGCGTTCAAGCTGGCCTCTTGGATCCCGACCTGGTGGATGGCATGTTGGCTGGCCCGGTTGGTCGGGTCTTTTTCATATTTTTCTTTAAAAGCTTGTCTAAGTTCTTGGTTAATCATTCGAATCGCTCCTTTATTAAGCTAGATTACAGTATTATTCTAACAAAGACTGATCCAGTTGACAATTAGGGTAACCTAAAATACTCCTGGGCAATTTTGAAAAATAGCGAATGCAAGTTCGCCTCATTTTTGCTAGAATAGAAGCAGACTTTTTTCGGATGGGGGTAGCGGGATGCAAGTTATTTTTTCTTTGATATTATTACTGAGTCTAGGCTTTATGTTTTATTATTGGCAGCGAAGTTTGACCAAGCGACGGATTACGGCCTTTACGGCATTGAATGGGGTCTTGGGCCTGATTGCGACCAATGACCTCAAGGCAGCCCTCGCGACTTTTGCAGTCTTGAGCGCTATCTTCTCGGCCTTGAATATTAGACGGAATAAGCGCTGGCGGAACTTGGCCGTTATCCTGGCGGTAGTGTCAACGGTGATCCTCTTGGTAGTGTCGGCTAGTCCGGCGCCTCAGAAACTGCCGGGCGATGCGGGCCAAACTTCCTATTCTCAAGCCCAGCGCTCGGCTTCGTCAGAGAGCGGCAGCCAGGCATCTTCTGCTTCCCAGTCGGGGGATGACAAACTCCACTACCCCGAGCTTCCTGCCCAAACAGAGGAGGGGAGCGAAGACCTGCCGGGTAAGGATCGGACGGCGCCGCCAGCCCCCATGATCCGGAGCCCGAAGCAGGGGGTGTGGTGCCCCAGGTTCCGGCTGACCAAGCCTATGTGGCCGTCAACAGCAACATCCCTCACTTCAGCAACGCAGACATCTCCTCCACCCAGGCCTATGAGGACTATGGACAGTTGGATGCTTACGGTCGAGTAACGGCGGCCAATGCGGTCCTGGGCCAGGAGCTCATGCCGGACGAGGACCGGGGAGATATCTCATCAATTCGTCCGACTGGTTGGAAGCAGGCTAAGTACCCCAGTGTGGATGGGGGCTGGCTTTACAATCGCAGCCACTTGATTGGCTACCAGTTGACTGGAGAGAATGCCAATATCCGCAACCTGATGACCGGCACCCGCTACTTCAATGTGGAAGGCATGCTTCCCTTTGAGAACTATGTGGCCAATTATATTGAAGAAACGGGCAACCATGTCCGCTACCGGGTGACCCCAGTCTTTGAAGGGGAGAATATGTTGGCGTCCGGCGTCTATATGGAGGCCTTCTCCATTGAAGACAACGGAGAAGGCATTAAATTCAATGTCTTTGTGCCCAACCGCCAACCCCAGGTCGCTATCGACTACCGGACCGGTGCCAGTCGCGGCCAGGAAGGGCCCCTAGAAGAAGATGAGCTTCCTAAGCTTCCTCAAGAATAAAAAGATCATTATCCATTCAAAAAATCCAGGTGCAAACAGACCGGCACCTGGATTTTTTGTGGGGATTACTGATTGTTTATAGTAGGCTTCTGGCTATCGATAGGAACTTCTTGGCTGGTCCCTTCTTGATTAGCTGCTTCTGGCTGACTGTTAGAGGAGGCTTCAGAGTCTGGCTTTGAGCTTGAAGCGCCGTCAGCATTATCTTCAACAATGGGTTGGGTTTGACCTGATTTGAC
Proteins encoded in this window:
- a CDS encoding aminopeptidase C; translated protein: MINQELRQAFKEKYEKDPTNRASQHAIHQVGIQEASLNADVRRQHPFAFSEETKRGKITDQKSSGRCWMFSALNTARVHVMEKLNLESFEFSQNYTLFWDKLEKANYFLNSIIETADRDLNDRLIWHLLQAPQEDGGQWEMFAGILNKYGSVPKEVMPESFHSSNTRLLNETLNNKLREFAYELRQAAQAGQAGQSQDDLAKKRDQQLYFVYQLLVKALGPVPEVFDYSYRDKDGNYHKLQDLTPQSFFQDYGGIETEDMVSLINAPTQDKPYGKTFTVDYLGTIAEEKPIKYLNAPIDVLKEAAIAAIKDGVPVWFGCDVGKSSYNKWGIMDTDLFDYEATLGDSLNLSKEARLDYGVSVLTHAMVLVGVDLDADGQAINWKVENSWGKKVGDDGIFSMSDKWFDEYNYQITLPSRYLPSDWQGKYDQEPIHLAPWDPMGSLAKHQ
- a CDS encoding DNA/RNA non-specific endonuclease — protein: MDAYGRVTAANAVLGQELMPDEDRGDISSIRPTGWKQAKYPSVDGGWLYNRSHLIGYQLTGENANIRNLMTGTRYFNVEGMLPFENYVANYIEETGNHVRYRVTPVFEGENMLASGVYMEAFSIEDNGEGIKFNVFVPNRQPQVAIDYRTGASRGQEGPLEEDELPKLPQE